In the Excalfactoria chinensis isolate bCotChi1 chromosome 18, bCotChi1.hap2, whole genome shotgun sequence genome, agGCAGGCTTtgtgagctctgctctgaaggTGGTACTGCAGACTACATCAGCTGAGCCTGCAAACCTGAGACCTGAGGTATGGAGGCTGAAGCTGAATGGAACTGGTATTGCTGGGCTCTGCCTTGGCAGGGAATTCCAAGCATCATGCAGCGcagggctgctggcacagctcacCCCCACGGACACACTCCTCACAGCGCTGGGTGCCAGCaaaccttttctttccatgGTTCAAAACTGAACCATGGAAGACACAGGAGAATCGATATGCAAAAGCTGCAGACAAACAGATTTGTCTGTTGAAGCTGCAGCAACAGCCAAAGCCTCTTTCTGAGGGTCAGTCCTTATTTAATGCTCCATGCATGCAGTGAAGGTGGGAAGAGTTTCTGTTTTTATGCATGTCTGACCTCCCTCTGGTTGCACCTCTTTGCTGCATAAATCAGCTTCCACTAACACAGTAATGGGTAACTTGGCCATCCATCCTTTAATGCACAGCTTACCATGCTGAGACCCCAATGTCATTACACTGGTGTCCCACCAGTGTTACACCCAGGCTATAAAGGTTGCCAACCGCAGAAGTAAAAAGCTgcaaattctgctttgtttgcaaaGCACAATCAGTGGAGGCATCTGATTTGCCAAGTGAGAGCAGCAGGCTGTTTGGTGGAGCTGCAGAAGCTCCAAGTCCCTCGTTGCAGAAGCATCTCCCAGCACCCAGACCTCTCGGCTCAGTGCAAGAGCATCAGCAGGCTGCACGGGTTTGTGTTGGCAGCACAGCATCTCTCTTCCAATCCTCCAGAGCCTTTAATGAGCATCCAAATGAAAGAGAGTCCCCAGACACTTGATGTTTCTGAGCAAAGCTGGTAATGAATGAGACTTACACAGCAGTCTGTCACTTATTCAAACGCCTCTCAAAGCACCGAGCAATAGATACACACTAAGTTTATTTCATCCATCACTGGAATGCAGAGCCTGAAAGCAGTGGCTGCACAGTGACAACACGCAGTGATTTGGGGCAGAGGAAGTCAGACTGCAAAGAGGAGGGAGAGGTGTTAGAGAAGGGAAACCACTGAGCAGGGGGTTCCTCCCAGCTGATAACAGCTGTGTTCTTGCAGCAGTCAAAGCTCTGGCACTGCATGTTATCGATGTTTAGCATTGTTTTGCTGTCACTGTGTCTCAGCTCCTGGTCCGGGCAGCCTGTGTGACTGTGTCTGCTGTGACAAGAGGACATGGGTGCTCCCAGTGCCAAGACACCAATGGATTTGTAAGCACCAGGGATGGAAGATCCAGCGGGAGCATTGGCTGCTTCCCAAGCATTGAGTCTCCCAGTCACATCTCTGGACTGGATGACCatagcagtcttttccaacctcaatgattctatgcCCAAGGAtgctgcaggcattcaaggccaggctggatgtggctctgggcagcctgatctggtgattggtgaccctgcacatagcaggggatggaactagatgatcactgtggtccttttcaacccaggccattctatgagtctatcACTGCACCTGTGCTATTGTAGGCTCTGGATTGTTCTCagtcacaaagaaaatacaaacccAAATGAATTATTCCTTGTTACTTTGGGATGTTGGGGCCAAGCACTTGGTGTAAGTCAGGCACAGTGGGGTGCCACTGATCTGTACACTTTGATCGATTTTTCTCCATCAATTCCACCACTCTGTTGTGCCTGGATTTGTAGTACTCGGCTCATAAACTTGAAATACTGCCCTCAAACTATGAATCACAGTTAATTATTCATGGGGAGTTTCTAAACTCTCAACAACAATCATTTATCAGCGGCGAGCAGTTGTGACGTCTCAGTGCCTCAGTGGTTTCTGTTAATGAATTAAAGCTCGGGAAGGGAGAAACCAGATCAGTTCGGAGCTGATGAAGACAAAACCACGTGAAGAGAACAGACAATTGaggaacaaaaccaagaaagtTGGGGAATGGAGAGTGATGGAGCATCCAGCTGAAAGTGCAGGGGAGTTTAAAGAGGAGAAATATAATTACCTGATGTGGAAAGAAGCCAAACACACTGTTTAAAACCTCATTCCTCATGAAATGTCTTGGAACGCTGCATGGCTGGAGGATCACAAGACgttgtgtgtgtttgttatgctgggaaacaaaaaggaaaacaaagacgAGGgagagcagcttttctttccttcccaatTCCAGAAGCATCTCCTGAGTTATTGATTcagaacctgctttagcacaTGCCTGGAGATAGAATCCGacacagaacaaagcagcagaCGGCACTCTGAGATGAAAATCAGCCTCCCAGGAtggcaggaaaacaaacctttaggggggaagaaaagaaaaagaagaaggaaaaaagattaaaataaaaaggattaagtgaaaaatatattaaatgtcATTAAAGTGATCTGTGGAGGTACCAAAGAGACGTGAAATGCTTTTGCCCCATCCACAGCATGCAGAATGGTGCTCcctgcttcccagctttccCTCGCCCCCAACAACCTGCTGCATCTCTGCCACACTGCTAAACTTCCCCTGTGCTGCTTCGCCAGACCTCCACTGCATGTGTGCTATGAGAAAATGAGGATGAGCTGAGTTTGTGGTGTAAGAAACCAGCACCAGGCAAATAGGATGCGggtgccagctgcagcagcagctcttatGCTGTAATGGCGAGTGACGAGCACGTTACAGTTAATCTTGAGAGAACAAAAGACGAGTTCAGAAGTACTCGTGGTGCTGCTTAATTATAAAGGCATTGCTGGTAGCTGGAGTCATAGAggtgtttcttttctgaatgcCAATTCAGGTCCGAGAACTGGGAATCCATTCTTCGCAGTCAGAAACTGTTGTTTGCGATGTGAAGTGAGAAGTGGATCAGAACGCTCTGACACTCACAAGCTCTGACACTCACAAGCTCTCCGTGTGACCCATATCATGAGGCTTCAGTTCCATCTGgaacaaaaagcagcacagcccaaaGGAAGcgtttgttttaaatgcaaacaaCCGTCTCCTCACTTGTTAAGCCTCAAAGTGGAACTGTCAAAAACTCATCGTGTGGTTCCTGCCCACCCAGGGCTGTACTGATGGAGGCATTTCTCGCTGTGTAATTACAGCCAGGATGTATTTCTGGTGGCAGAAAAATGTGTGCTTATCTCGGGAGCAGTGAGTCTGAAAATCCCAGTCATCCAAGAGGAAAATGACATCCTGGTGGCTTGATTTCTGCAACCAATGAGCTGCAGGGCTTCCAAGCACTCTGCTGTGGGGCAGACTGCCTTGTAGAAGCCTGGTCCTACCCCATGGCCACACACTGCCCATCACCGAGCTTGATGTAAACTCAGATCGAATGCTCAGAGCTCTTTCCCCATCTTTATCTCCTACAGAAGTGAGCGTTAGGCCGGGCTGACAGCCCCACTTTGTTAATCTCTGGGCCCTGTTGAAGGTCACCCTGTCACGCACTCATCCCACTCTATAAATACACATTTGATTCATTGTCTCACGTCCCTTCCATCACGGGGAACAGTGGATCAGCCACCGCCGATCCCTCCCTGCGGGGATGTGAGTCACTGCCTCGGAGCTGCCACTTCCACCCTGGCAATAATGGTGATTTATGGTCCAAAAAGCATCAAGGAATCGCATTCAGGGCTTTATATTGCAGCTGGGATGCGATGGCTGAGGGCTGGGGTGAAGCCAGAACCTTCATGgcaggctggggctgccagGCCTCCCTGAGATGTTGGGGCTGGCCATGGGTTGCCGTGCTCAGTGTGGGGTGAGGGGGGGACAGTTAATTCGATCAGAAAACACTTCAGCCCAGAGGGAACCATTGCTTCCCAGCGGGTTAATGGGATGCATAGAGCATCCTGGATTCAAATCACAGCACGGTTGGGATGGAAGGAGCCATAAACCCTACAGTCCAACCCTTGACATGAGCTGTCTTCCCCCTCCAactcagactgcccagagcccatctacagccttgggcacctccatggttgggcacccacagctctgtgcagcaatGCTGGGACCCCACCACCCTGTTTGCAAAGTTAAGCATGATACTGATATATTAACCACGCTCGTGTTAAGCACTGCAACgtgctttctgagctgccaCGCTGATTAAAAGCCACgccattaaaaaataagtaaaaggaTCCCCTCGTTCCCTCGCATCTTCCCTCTCTCATACAGAATGAATGGGGCAGGGAGGGGCGTGGTTTGAAAAGGATGGGGGCGTGGCCTAATGGGGGCGTGGCCTATCGGCTCGGGCACGTGACGCGGTGACGTAGTGACGTCAGACGCCGGCTGTCAGCGGAGGGTCATCATGGCGAGCCAGTCGCAAggcatccagcagctgctgcaggccgAGAAACGCGCTGCCGAGAAGGTGGCCGAGGCCCGCAAGCGTGAGTACGGCCTGCGGGGGCTCCTATGTTGGGGGGGAAGCCCGGATCGGGTTGTTATCAGGCCTACCGATGTGGTTCCCGAGGGCTTGGCGTTGGGCTGGGCCTCACTGATTGCTGTGGCTGGCCGTGTGCAGGGCAGGCTGTGGTGGGGCGCTGGGGAGGGCAGTCGATGTGGCAGCCGGTTGCTTCTCATCACTGTGCGGCTGGAttgaggcagagctgcagagtcaCATTCATTGCGCTGTGCTGCTCGGGGTCACATCAGATGCTGCATGTTTGCATGAGCAGAGCCACATCCGTGGGTTATGTGTCTTCTGCATGAGCCGTACAGTTGTGGCTGCTTGAAGCTCATTGCTTCATGGGGTTGCCGGTGTCGTAGTTGTGCATCAGGTTGCTGGAGCGGTGTGGGGAGGCGTTCTCTTTATTTCCTATGGTGTGGTGTTCTTTCACAGGAAAGAATCGGAGGCTGAAGCAGGCAAAAGAAGAAGCCCAGGCAGAGATTGAGCAGTACCGCctgcagagggagaaggaatTCAAAGCCAAGGAAGCAGCGGTTAGTTCACTACGGCATTCCCTGTTACTGTCCTGCCCCTTCGCCCTGGGAGCTGCCCTCAGTATGGAACATATTGCCAGAGGTcttgcttcccttctgctgatGCACAGTCACATGTTGGAGAGATCGGGGGAAATGAATCAGAGCGCGGTGTGTTGCATCTCAAGAGCTGGCAATATCGACTGGCAATGAATTAACTTAATAAACTCATATACTGCCCTCATGGGTCGCTGTCTCCCCAGACCTGCTCCGAGCAGCAATGTCAGAAAGCACCAAGCAGGTTCCATGTCTGACAAGCTGGTTCCCATCATGCTAACTTACTTTGGAGACACAACTCTTCCTGAGGTTGGAAGGCTTATACTCTGCTCAGCAGCCTTGCTTGCTGTTTATGTGTGTCAGCTTTTCCACACCCATGTTTCTCCACTTATAACAGGACCTCTCTCTTCCCTTGCTTACTAGGCAAGGGAGACGTAAGCTATAAGATACTCCTTGGGATGCATAAGACCTGGGCCACAATCATATTTAGGAGTCTGATTTCTTGAAAGATTCTCAAAATACAGAAGCAACCAGGTGATCTGAAGAATGAGCTTAAACTAAATCACAAGTACTACCTTATCTATGCTGTCTACAATAGTAGTGCCCAGGGGTTCCCATTTTCAGTCACCAGTACAGTAGGACATTCACTTCAGGCGCTCCTCAGAAGCTTATGCTCCAAACACACTAATTACTGAGTAGGAGAAGATAAAAGGTGTGGGCTGTGATGATAAGCTAGGACAGGTTTTGTGGGAGATCTGAGCAGACAATTGAGGTGTGCCCCTATTTCTTCCAGCACAGTTCTTCCCTCAGCAGAGATAGCTGACATGCACCAAGGCAGTACAGAACACCAAAATACAGAAGcagtcagtgttttctttgtcaAACAGCTTGCATGTGAGCTTACTCTTCCCTTTGCTGTTTGTAGGCACTTGGATCTCATGGCAGCTGTACTACTGAAGTCGAGAAAGAGACCCAGGAGAAGATGAGTGTAATCCAGCAGAACTTCCAGAAGAACCGTGAGGTGGTCCTCAACCAGCTCTTGTCTTTGGTGTGTGACATCAAACCTGAAATCCACGTGAATTACCGCATCAATGGGTAGTGCAGGAAGGAGGGATAAACGTACCAGGAATGCTGGCGGTAACATTTGAGCTTCAGATGGAATGTACAGCTCCTAGCCATACCGTAACCGTTCTTGTAAAGGTGTTCAGTTATTTCAGTGAGTTGTAGGTCATCACTATTTCATCGACTTGTCAGTTTCTTTCTAGATTGAGAGCTTACCCCGATATTCAATGGACATGTCTCACATCTGTGCTAAGTTTTTCAGGTTGGCAGACTAATGCTCCCTGTTTTCTGGATAGTGTTCAAAGAAAGGctctgagaagcagaaagggGAAGGATGCTGACCTGAATCAATAATCTGGACCAATATATTCTTGTTCACTAAAATGCGTTGTTTTCAGTGTGGTGTTAACATTCGTGCAAGGTTAAACTCGGTAAGAATTCTCTGGCTGTACAGTGCTGGCTGATAATGTTCAGATGCTTGAGTTTCTCTGTATTGAATATCCTCTGTATATTCTGCTGTTAGCTTAAGTTACAAGTCTGGCACTATGACACTTGAAAGTAAAAACCTCTATTTAACTCACAAGTCTCTAATTGGTCTTCTTGTAACAACAAAATAGTTCTGAGAGTACCAGCAGGACTCTCTGTTGCATGAAGAGTCTGGACTCTGAAGAATGAATATCAAGTATTAATATGAGAGCAATAAGTAAAACAAATGTCTGAAGGTCACAGCAGGTAAGTTTAAAATCCATTACAGATCTCCTCCTCTTGGCTCCAGTCTGATGCTTTACCTGCCAGGTTGTTCCGAAAGCCTTCAGGAACAAATGTTCTTTGGACTATTAGGAGAAATAAAACGTTGCCAGTTCAATAGTATAGTTTGATAGCAAGGCACTGTGCAGTAATTATCCTTCCCTGGTGGCTGCCTTGTTTATACCAAGGTCATGCAGCATCCTGCTATTCCCAGAACAGTGTGAAATAAGTGGTAGGGCTGTCCATGCCTCGCTTCCTAGCTCTTTAATCAAGGATACACACAAATACATCGTGAGCTTTCAGCAGTTTATTCCACCCCAGCGGaatattaaaatacagctttgctttctgagaTCAGTTTGAGACTTTTTGCAAAGAAGAGGCTTCAGTCAGCACGAAGCGGATCAGAGCTGCAATTCATGCGGCTGCCAGTCTAAGGAggaagctttgctgctgctccttagTCCAAACATCCTGCATTTCTGCAGACCTTCAGTGCAGCACTGAAAAACCTCTCAGACTCGCAGGGTAAGGTTTGCAATtgggagggaggaaagcagGATGGATGGAAGTCTTAACAAAGGACCAAGTATCTGCCTGCAGTAGTGCTGTGCCATCAAATGCTGTGTTGTCTCCTCCAGTAATATTTTATGTTAGCATACCGTAGTTCTTAAAGCATCTCTTTAGGAATTGAGGCTATTAAATGGAttgtaaaactgaaacaaaagctcCTGTGAAGTAGAATCTGTCAGGCTGGGAACGTGCCAGGCCTGTGCAAGGAGAACAGAATCAAAGCACTTTTAATCAGACTCATCTGATGGCCGGAGAAGTGCTGCGGCCTCATAAAAGGTTGCAGCCACGCTAATTCTAGTCCgtcctttggagatgaaacaGTTCCTCCTGTTGAGAGCAGGTGGTCAGGCTGCGGCACGTTGCTACTTGTAAAAGTCCTGGTAGCTCCAGGCTGTAATTAGCAATTTCATCCAGTCTGTTTATCAGCAAAAGGAGACTTTACTTTGGAACGAGCACAGCGCGTGCCTCCACTTTCTCATAGTTCAGAAGTTTCCCTTTGTTAAATGAGcactttctgttcttcttctcTGCAATACGGAAGAgccagaaggaaagaaagtgtAAAATTCACCCCGGATTATTCCCTCGCTGGCAAATCAGCCTGTGAAGACCTTCCCTTTCAAACATGCAGAAGATTCAATGCTTGCAAGAATATCAATTTGCTGTAATGCTTCCCTGAAATTTGCCTGTTGAGAATTACCTGGTAGTGCAAATTCACACAGAGACGAGCATTTCCAGTTGCTGTTCGCTGGGAAATGTGGCTTTCTTTGTGATCGAGATAAGTTGCTTTAAATTGAAGTTCTTCAATTTCACAATGAGGTGTTGTGGGAAAGGAGGCCTGATGTGCCTAAGCCAGACTGTGCTAGAACGATTTCATACTGGCAGAGGTCTGGAGTTGCTCAGTTTCTTGTCTTTGTAGTCTGATTTTCCAGGCTTTCACCTGTCCTGCAGTTTGATTATGGGCCTATCCCAGCTGCTAGTGCAAATCTGTCTCCAAAGTCCCACTGTCTGCATTGCCCCTGGCGGATGTGACCCTAAATGCAGATGACCCTAAGGAGATGGAGCTTACCCTTGTACCTCAGAAAGGGTCCAAAAGCTGCTTTAAGTATGTATAAAACTGATTATTTATAGTTGATGTTTTTCATCTCTAAAACACCACTGAGAAGATTTGTCATCTGTACTGTGGGGAAAGCACCAGATGGACAAATGGCTTATTAACACCGCAATACCAGCATCATCTGGATGGCTTAACATGCACTACGAGGTGCAATTAGGACACACATTTGTGCTGCTTGAAGCCAGAGTTCAATTTTCAAGGCTTGCTTATTCTGATGGAGCTTGCTCCCTGCTCAGCTTGTGGTGCTCAGCCTGAAGGTCAGCatctccttctctctgctgcctgttgcaggagcactggaacaggttgcccaaggaggctgtggatgccccatccctgcaggctttcaaggccaggctggatgtggctctgggcagcctgggctgctggttggtgaccctgcatatagcagggggttggagctggatgagcactgtgggcattttcaacccaggccattctatgattctgtggtacTCCAGATAGAGAACTTCCCATCTGGCACACACAAACTGGGAGGGAATGAGGCAGTGGGTAACTATGAGCAAGTGGGT is a window encoding:
- the ATP6V1G1 gene encoding V-type proton ATPase subunit G 1, with the translated sequence MASQSQGIQQLLQAEKRAAEKVAEARKRKNRRLKQAKEEAQAEIEQYRLQREKEFKAKEAAALGSHGSCTTEVEKETQEKMSVIQQNFQKNREVVLNQLLSLVCDIKPEIHVNYRING